The Aspergillus chevalieri M1 DNA, chromosome 5, nearly complete sequence genome includes a region encoding these proteins:
- a CDS encoding putative AMP-binding enzyme (COG:I;~EggNog:ENOG410PIIB;~InterPro:IPR042099,IPR000873,IPR025110;~PFAM:PF00501,PF13193;~SMCOG1002:AMP-dependent synthetase and ligase;~antiSMASH:Cluster_5.3), with amino-acid sequence MRSAIVCRTRIIPRSTSFRPSPWTKPARSILGIRRGLITQSYARGSSEPPLIESTVGDHFAKVVSEYGDRTAVIARHQQGRLTYSELDAKSNALARGLESVGVGTGDRVGVMLGNSMEYAIATYALFKLGAILVPINLSFNTMQVVAALNHLNASHLIISAESNLPRKEPRNNTPLLQHMIQDLTSPKLESAIIPSLRNIIFVDNSSGRVDTSDFKCLTPYNSIASDLQADGNPLPSRNLSPNDIVNIQFTSGTTAMPKAACLTHRSILNNGAQIGDRMRLTPTDIVCCPPPLFHCFGCVLGYMATATHGSTIVFPAESFNARAALHAVQEEQCTALYGVPTMFLEQLGLIQDGEVSNEGFQHLRTGIAAGSSIPAELMKKLHRVLNLTELTICYGMTETSPVSAMTTTDDPIDKRINTVGRLMPHVEAKIVNPADRSIVPVGGRGELAVSGYLLMKEYWNDPDRTAEVMIPDDGGKVWMHTGDEASMSEDGYITITGRIKDLIIRGGENIHPLEIENCLLSHPGIGDVSVVGVPDERYGEVVAAFVIPKHRQGQEEPLDEESIKTQVRVKLSNHLVPKYVFFMSPSETFPKTASGKIQKFKLKENAIRILNETHST; translated from the exons ATGCGCAGTGCAATTGTCTGTCGTACACGAATTATCCCTCGATCAACATCCTTTCGTCCAAGTCCGTGGACAAAACCAGCACGGTCAATTCTGGGCATAAGACGAGGATTGATAACGCAGAGCTATGCGCGAGGATCATCAGAG CCTCCGTTGATTGAATCGACCGTGGGAGATCATTTCGCCAAGGTAGTCAGTGAATATGGGGACCGGACTGC AGTGATTGCAAGACACCAGCAAGGCAGACTCACGTATTCAGAGCTAGACGCTAAAAGCAATGCCCTCGCCCGGGGCTTGGAATCGGTGGGCGTGGGAACCGGGGACCGGGTTGGGGTGATGCTGGGGAATTCTATGGAATATGCCATT GCAACCTATGCTCTGTTCAAACTGGGAGCTATCCTA GTCCCTATAAACCTCTCCTTTAACACAATGCAAGTGGTCGCAGCATTAAACCATCTAAACGCAAGTCACCTAATCATAAGCGCCGAATCCAACCTCCCTCGAAAAGAACCACGCAACaacacccccctcctccaaCACATGATCCAAGACCTCACCAGCCCAAAGCTCGAATCAGCAATAATTCCCTCCCTCCGGAACATAATCTTCGTCGATAACTCCTCCGGTCGCGTTGACACCTCGGACTTCAAGTGCCTCACGCCATATAACTCCATCGCATCCGACCTACAAGCAGACGGGAACCCCCTTCCATCCCGAAATCTCTCACCAAACGACATCGTCAATATCCAATTCACATCGGGCACAACCGCAATGCCCAAAGCAGCTTGTCTCACACACCGGTCCATTCTTAATAACGGTGCGCAAATCGGGGACAGAATGCGTCTCACACCAACCGACATCGTCTGCTGTCCGCCGCCGCTTTTCCACTGTTTCGGCTGTGTTCTGGGATACATGGCGACAGCAACACATGGCTCAACAATTGTCTTCCCAGCGGAATCCTTCAACGCGCGCGCAGCTCTCCATGCCGTCCAGGAAGAACAATGCACGGCTCTCTACGGCGTGCCCACGATGTTCCTCGAACAACTAGGTCTAATCCAGGACGGCGAAGTCTCCAACGAAGGCTTCCAGCACCTACGCACCGGTATCGCAGCAGGAAGCAGTATCCCAGCAGAACTAATGAAGAAATTACACCGCGTATTAAACCTAACCGAATTAACAATCTGCTACGGAATGACCGAGACAAGTCCCGTATCTGCTATGACGACAACAGACGACCCGATTGATAAACGCATAAACACCGTCGGGAGACTTATGCCTCATGTCGAGGCTAAAATCGTGAATCCCGCTGATAGAAGCATTGTGCCTGTCGGTGGGAGAGGCGAGCTCGCTGTTTCGGGATACCTGCTCATGAAGGAATATTGGAATGATCCGGATCGGACAGCCGAGGTTATGATTCCGGATGATGGTGGGAAGGTCTGGATGCAT ACAGGAGACGAAGCCTCAATGTCCGAAGACGGCTACATCACCATAACCGGCCGCATAAAGGATCTCATCATCCGAGGCGGAGAAAACATCCATCCCCTAGAAATAGAGAACTGTCTCCTCTCTCATCCTGGTATCGGGGATGTCTCTGTCGTCGGAGTCCCCGACGAACGGTACGGAGAGGTCGTAGCAGCCTTTGTGATTCCAAAGCACAGGCAAGGTCAAGAAGAGCCGCTTGATGAGGAGAGTATCAAGACGCAAGTTCGGGTGAAGCTCAGCAATCATCTTG TGCCGAAATACGTCTTCTTCATGTCACCATCCGAGACATTTCCCAAGACGGCGAGTGGAAAGATCCAGAAGTTCAAACTTAAGGAGAATGCTATCCGGATCTTGAACGAGACCCATTCTACGTAA